The proteins below are encoded in one region of Flavobacterium sp. IMCC34852:
- a CDS encoding pyridoxal phosphate-dependent aminotransferase, whose translation MSILSDRINNLSTSQTLAMAALARELKAQGKDIISLSLGEPDFNTPDFIKEAAKKAIDENYSTYTPVDGYAELKDAICRKFKRDNNLDYKPANIVVSTGAKQSLYNVAQVMLNDGDEVILPAPYWVSYYEIIKLSGGVPVEVPTSVESDFKMTAAELEKAITPKTKMMWFSSPCNPSGSVYNREELEAIGKVLEKHPNIYIVSDEIYEHINFSGTFCSIGTIPGLFDRTITVNGVAKAFAMTGWRIGYIGAPEFIAKACTKMQGQVTSGANSIAQRATITAVDADPSVLNEMVTAFKNRRNLVVELAKEIPGFKINVPEGAFYLFPDVSAYFGQTLRGKLIANADDFSMYLLSEANVATVTGDAFGNPNCIRLSYATSEALLSEAFKRIKEALT comes from the coding sequence ATGAGCATTTTATCGGACAGAATTAACAATTTATCTACTTCACAAACATTAGCCATGGCGGCTTTGGCCAGAGAATTAAAAGCCCAAGGAAAAGATATTATCAGCCTAAGTTTAGGCGAACCCGATTTCAACACTCCCGATTTTATTAAAGAAGCTGCCAAAAAAGCTATTGACGAAAATTACAGTACTTACACTCCGGTTGACGGTTATGCCGAATTGAAAGACGCCATTTGCCGAAAATTCAAAAGAGATAATAATCTTGATTACAAACCGGCCAATATTGTAGTTTCAACCGGTGCCAAACAATCTTTATACAACGTAGCGCAAGTTATGTTGAACGACGGCGATGAAGTAATTCTTCCCGCTCCATACTGGGTTTCTTATTACGAAATTATCAAATTGTCAGGCGGTGTTCCGGTGGAAGTGCCGACTTCTGTGGAAAGCGATTTCAAAATGACCGCAGCAGAACTGGAAAAAGCCATCACCCCTAAAACCAAAATGATGTGGTTCAGTTCACCATGCAACCCTAGCGGTTCGGTTTATAACCGTGAAGAGCTTGAAGCCATTGGTAAAGTTTTAGAAAAACACCCAAACATTTATATCGTTTCTGACGAAATCTATGAACACATCAATTTCTCCGGAACTTTCTGCAGCATCGGAACCATTCCGGGCTTGTTCGACAGAACGATTACCGTAAATGGTGTAGCCAAAGCTTTTGCCATGACCGGTTGGAGAATCGGTTACATTGGTGCTCCGGAATTTATTGCCAAAGCTTGTACCAAAATGCAAGGCCAAGTAACTTCGGGTGCCAACTCCATTGCGCAAAGAGCCACAATTACCGCTGTTGATGCTGACCCAAGTGTTTTAAACGAAATGGTAACCGCCTTCAAAAACCGTAGAAACTTGGTAGTAGAATTAGCCAAAGAAATTCCAGGATTCAAAATCAACGTGCCCGAAGGTGCTTTCTATTTGTTCCCGGATGTTTCAGCTTATTTCGGCCAAACCTTACGCGGCAAACTAATCGCCAACGCCGATGACTTCTCGATGTATTTGCTTTCCGAAGCCAATGTTGCGACCGTAACCGGAGACGCTTTCGGAAATCCAAACTGCATTCGTTTGTCTTACGCCACCAGTGAAGCCTTACTATCCGAAGCGTTCAAAAGAATCAAAGAAGCACTGACTTAA
- a CDS encoding pirin family protein: MKNTILHKANTRGHANHGWLNAHHTFSFASYYNPDRVQFGVLRVLNDDIVAGGMGFGTHPHDNMEIITIPLEGDLAHKDSMGNTEVIKFGDVQVMSAGTGIQHSEFNPNADKQTNLLQIWLFPKYRNVEPRYQQITLDTTDRHNKLQQILSPNADDAGVWIHQDAWFHMGNLDKGIALDYNRKKEGNGLYVFVIKGNVKVNGQELEQRDGLGITDFEKVTFEATTDAEILLMEVPMIQ, from the coding sequence ATGAAAAATACAATTTTGCACAAAGCCAATACAAGAGGACATGCCAATCACGGTTGGTTAAATGCCCATCATACTTTTAGTTTTGCAAGCTATTATAATCCCGATAGAGTTCAGTTTGGTGTCTTAAGAGTTTTAAACGATGATATTGTTGCCGGCGGCATGGGCTTCGGAACGCATCCTCACGATAACATGGAAATTATCACCATTCCGTTGGAAGGCGATTTGGCGCACAAAGACAGCATGGGCAATACCGAAGTAATCAAATTTGGCGACGTTCAAGTGATGAGTGCCGGAACCGGAATCCAACACTCTGAGTTCAATCCGAATGCGGACAAACAAACCAATTTATTACAAATTTGGCTGTTTCCGAAATACAGAAATGTAGAACCGCGTTACCAACAAATAACTCTAGACACTACCGATCGTCACAATAAATTACAACAAATTCTTTCGCCTAATGCAGATGATGCCGGGGTTTGGATTCACCAAGACGCTTGGTTTCACATGGGTAATTTGGACAAAGGAATTGCTTTGGACTACAACCGCAAAAAAGAAGGCAACGGACTTTACGTATTCGTAATCAAAGGAAACGTAAAAGTAAACGGTCAGGAATTAGAACAACGCGACGGCTTGGGTATAACTGATTTCGAAAAAGTAACGTTCGAAGCTACAACCGATGCTGAAATTCTTTTAATGGAAGTTCCAATGATTCAATAA
- the purT gene encoding formate-dependent phosphoribosylglycinamide formyltransferase: MKPLDNTTKLNRMSKILLLGSGELGKEFVIAAQRIGQTVIAVDSYENAPAMQVAHGFEVINMLDGAELDRIVAKHQPDFIVPEIEAIRTERFYDYEKQGITVVPSAKAANFTMNRKAIRDLAAKELGLRTANYRYATSAEELQKAVAEVGIPCVVKPLMSSSGKGQSTIKTETDIEKAWQYAEEGSRGDIVEVIVEAFVNFNSEITLLTVTQNNNPTLFCAPIGHRQERGDYQESWQPAIVSDKDIAEAQEMARKVTEALGGAGLFGVEFFLTDEGVYFSELSPRPHDTGMVTLAGTQNFNEFELHLRAVLSLPIFEITLEKAGASAVILAHGNSNNPTYSGISAVAALPKTDFRIFGKPTSRPYRRMGVVLTHDSLGTNIETVTEKAKEVAKLITINL; encoded by the coding sequence ATAAAACCATTAGACAACACTACAAAATTAAATAGAATGTCAAAAATACTCTTATTAGGTTCGGGCGAATTAGGAAAAGAATTCGTAATCGCTGCCCAAAGAATAGGGCAAACCGTGATTGCTGTCGACAGTTATGAAAACGCTCCGGCCATGCAAGTTGCCCACGGATTCGAAGTCATCAACATGCTCGATGGTGCCGAATTGGACCGCATCGTTGCTAAACACCAACCCGATTTCATCGTTCCCGAAATTGAAGCCATTCGCACCGAACGTTTTTACGATTATGAAAAGCAAGGCATTACGGTTGTGCCATCGGCGAAAGCGGCCAATTTCACCATGAACCGTAAAGCCATACGAGATTTAGCAGCTAAAGAATTAGGTCTTAGAACAGCCAATTATCGCTACGCAACTTCTGCAGAAGAACTGCAAAAAGCAGTGGCTGAAGTTGGCATTCCGTGTGTGGTAAAACCCCTAATGAGTTCTTCCGGCAAAGGACAATCAACCATCAAAACCGAAACCGATATCGAAAAAGCTTGGCAATACGCCGAGGAAGGTTCGCGTGGCGATATCGTGGAAGTCATTGTAGAAGCCTTCGTCAATTTCAATTCCGAAATTACTTTGCTTACAGTAACACAAAATAATAATCCAACGTTGTTCTGTGCACCTATTGGTCACCGACAAGAACGCGGCGATTATCAAGAAAGTTGGCAACCCGCCATCGTATCTGACAAAGACATAGCCGAAGCCCAAGAAATGGCGAGAAAAGTAACCGAAGCACTCGGTGGCGCAGGACTTTTTGGTGTAGAATTTTTCCTGACGGATGAAGGCGTTTATTTCTCAGAATTATCGCCAAGACCACACGATACGGGAATGGTTACTTTAGCCGGAACGCAAAACTTTAACGAATTTGAATTGCATTTGCGTGCAGTTTTAAGTTTACCTATTTTCGAAATTACTTTGGAAAAAGCAGGCGCTAGTGCGGTAATTTTGGCCCATGGCAACTCCAACAATCCAACCTATTCCGGAATTTCAGCGGTAGCCGCATTACCTAAAACAGATTTTCGTATCTTTGGAAAACCAACTTCAAGACCTTATCGCAGAATGGGTGTTGTTTTGACCCATGATTCATTGGGAACCAACATCGAAACAGTAACCGAAAAGGCCAAAGAAGTCGCAAAATTAATAACCATAAACCTGTAA
- a CDS encoding OsmC family protein, with the protein MANLLENNVEGTIGTQKYLCTISWRNGTLLMDEPENVGGQNIGPDPFSTFLASLAGCTLSTLRMYIDRKGWDIPEINISLNLSQEINGELTTTVTRDISFSNEVSPEIKERLLLIAEKCPVSKILKNQIQINTKI; encoded by the coding sequence ATGGCGAATCTTTTAGAAAATAACGTAGAAGGAACCATCGGAACCCAAAAATACTTGTGCACCATTTCTTGGCGCAACGGCACTTTACTGATGGACGAACCCGAAAATGTAGGCGGACAAAATATTGGGCCCGACCCGTTTTCAACATTCTTAGCCTCACTAGCCGGTTGTACTTTATCGACTTTGAGAATGTACATTGACCGCAAAGGTTGGGACATTCCGGAAATCAATATTTCACTAAATTTATCCCAAGAAATTAATGGAGAATTGACCACAACTGTCACTCGCGATATTTCTTTTTCTAATGAGGTTTCACCCGAAATAAAAGAACGTTTGTTACTCATTGCTGAAAAATGTCCGGTGTCAAAAATCCTAAAAAACCAGATACAAATTAACACCAAAATATAA
- a CDS encoding Crp/Fnr family transcriptional regulator, which translates to MAQILDNISKIVTLSPEEELLFLSKIEIKHFKAKSILLNAGEVCKHSYFVNSGLLRSFTINDNIVEHVLSFACEGWWIGDMYSLLSQKPGNLFIEVLEDAEVVLLSKENQEELYHLIPKLERFFRIIVENSLVAYQERLMDNLSLSAEERFDKFCKKYPTLIQKVPQKQIASFIGVTPEFFSKMKARMLKK; encoded by the coding sequence TTGGCGCAAATCCTTGATAATATTTCAAAAATAGTAACTCTTTCTCCCGAGGAAGAGTTGCTTTTTTTATCTAAAATCGAAATCAAACACTTCAAAGCCAAATCCATTCTTCTCAATGCAGGTGAAGTCTGTAAACATTCTTATTTCGTCAACTCCGGTTTACTCAGAAGCTTTACCATCAATGATAATATTGTTGAACACGTTTTGAGTTTTGCCTGCGAAGGTTGGTGGATTGGTGACATGTACAGCTTGCTTTCCCAAAAACCCGGCAATCTTTTTATCGAAGTTTTAGAAGATGCCGAAGTGGTTTTACTCTCCAAAGAAAACCAAGAAGAACTCTACCACTTAATCCCAAAACTGGAACGTTTTTTCAGAATCATAGTCGAAAACTCCTTGGTGGCTTACCAAGAAAGATTGATGGACAATTTGAGCTTATCAGCCGAAGAACGCTTTGATAAATTCTGCAAAAAATACCCAACACTTATTCAAAAAGTGCCTCAAAAACAAATCGCTTCCTTTATTGGCGTAACGCCTGAATTCTTTAGTAAGATGAAAGCGCGAATGTTGAAAAAGTAA
- a CDS encoding NADPH-dependent FMN reductase translates to MKKIIAFGGSSSKNSINKQLAVYAANLFQNVDIEVLDLNDYDMPVFSVDREKENGIHPLAQDFYAKIGSADFIVLSLAEHNGAYSSAFKNTLDWASRIDAKTFQQKPMLLLATSPGARGGGSVLDIATKRFPFQGAEVKGSFSLPSFYDNFKDGKITNEILDSDLKYLIAAISL, encoded by the coding sequence ATGAAGAAAATTATAGCTTTTGGCGGTTCGTCGAGCAAGAACTCTATTAATAAGCAATTGGCAGTTTATGCGGCTAATTTGTTTCAAAATGTTGACATTGAAGTTTTAGATTTAAACGATTATGACATGCCAGTTTTTTCCGTTGATCGTGAAAAAGAGAACGGTATTCATCCTTTGGCACAAGATTTTTATGCCAAAATAGGCAGCGCTGATTTTATCGTACTTTCTTTGGCAGAGCACAATGGCGCTTACTCTTCAGCCTTCAAAAACACTTTAGATTGGGCTTCGCGAATCGACGCTAAAACCTTTCAACAAAAACCGATGTTGTTATTGGCTACTTCACCCGGAGCACGCGGTGGCGGAAGTGTTTTGGATATTGCCACTAAAAGATTCCCGTTTCAAGGTGCAGAAGTAAAAGGTAGTTTTTCTTTACCCAGTTTTTATGACAATTTCAAAGACGGAAAAATCACCAATGAAATACTCGACAGTGATTTGAAATATTTAATAGCTGCCATTAGTTTATAA
- the rsmG gene encoding 16S rRNA (guanine(527)-N(7))-methyltransferase RsmG: MEEIIKQFPNLTENQLLQFQKLEALYQDWNAKINVISRKDIAELYTKHVLHSLAIAKIQPFEPGTYVLDVGTGGGFPGIPLAILFPETRFYLIDVIAKKIKVVQAVVDGLGLKNVKAEQMRAENVKGDYDFIVSRAVTNMPDFVSWIKDKIKKQNKHELKNGILYLKGGDLTEELKDFPKATEYNIAEFFKDEFFETKKVVHLPLKFKA; the protein is encoded by the coding sequence ATGGAAGAAATTATCAAACAATTTCCTAATCTTACTGAGAATCAACTCTTACAGTTTCAAAAATTAGAGGCTTTATACCAAGATTGGAATGCGAAAATCAATGTAATTTCTCGAAAAGATATAGCTGAACTGTATACGAAACACGTTTTGCATTCGTTGGCGATTGCTAAAATTCAACCTTTTGAACCCGGAACGTATGTTTTAGATGTTGGGACCGGTGGTGGATTTCCCGGAATTCCGTTAGCGATATTGTTTCCCGAAACCCGTTTTTACCTGATTGATGTGATTGCCAAAAAAATAAAAGTAGTGCAAGCCGTTGTTGACGGATTAGGGTTGAAAAATGTCAAAGCCGAACAAATGCGTGCTGAGAATGTCAAAGGCGATTATGATTTTATTGTGAGTCGCGCCGTGACCAATATGCCCGATTTTGTGTCTTGGATTAAAGACAAAATCAAAAAACAAAACAAACACGAATTGAAAAACGGAATCCTTTACCTCAAAGGTGGTGATTTGACCGAAGAGCTAAAAGACTTTCCAAAAGCGACTGAATACAACATAGCTGAATTTTTCAAAGATGAATTCTTCGAAACTAAGAAAGTAGTGCATTTGCCGCTTAAGTTTAAAGCATAA
- a CDS encoding fatty acid desaturase family protein, whose product MNTTSPIFSKTDSLKFFRTLNTRVNNYFKENNLDKTGNWKLHLKTIVMFSIFLTPYFILLAMDMPFWAYLLLNVVIGVGMAGVGMNVMHDGNHGAYSSKSWVNKIMGGSIYILAGNVYNWQVQHNVLHHTYTNILGHDEDLEAGRIMRFTKEAKWYKFHKFQHYYSVFLYGLLTFNWAITTDFLQMKRYLKRNLSYGEFKKPVIRWTTLIITKIIYFSIWLVIPMVMGITWWKVVLGFLVMHYTAGVILSVVFQLAHVVEETHNPIPDENGEIENTWAIHQLFTTANFAPKNWLVNYYTGGLNHQIEHHIFPNISHVHYGKIAEIVKQTAKECELPYYEFKTTRAAIASHFKHLKELGRQPQLA is encoded by the coding sequence ATGAACACCACATCACCTATTTTCTCTAAAACGGATAGTTTGAAATTCTTCCGAACTCTAAATACCAGAGTAAATAACTATTTTAAAGAAAACAACCTTGACAAAACCGGAAATTGGAAACTGCACCTGAAAACCATTGTTATGTTCTCCATTTTCTTGACTCCCTATTTTATTTTGTTGGCTATGGATATGCCTTTTTGGGCTTACCTTTTACTAAACGTTGTCATTGGCGTTGGAATGGCCGGCGTTGGCATGAACGTAATGCACGATGGCAATCACGGTGCTTATTCTTCTAAATCTTGGGTCAATAAAATCATGGGCGGCAGTATTTATATTTTGGCCGGAAATGTATATAATTGGCAAGTGCAACACAATGTTTTACACCATACGTATACCAACATCTTAGGACATGATGAAGACCTCGAAGCCGGAAGAATCATGCGTTTTACCAAAGAAGCCAAATGGTATAAATTCCATAAATTCCAACACTATTACTCTGTATTTTTATATGGATTATTAACGTTCAACTGGGCCATCACTACCGATTTCCTTCAAATGAAACGCTATCTGAAAAGAAACCTTTCTTATGGCGAATTCAAAAAACCGGTGATTCGTTGGACTACTTTAATCATTACCAAAATCATTTATTTCTCTATATGGTTGGTCATTCCAATGGTCATGGGGATCACTTGGTGGAAAGTAGTTTTAGGCTTTTTAGTAATGCATTACACCGCCGGAGTTATCCTAAGTGTGGTTTTCCAATTGGCGCACGTAGTAGAAGAAACCCACAACCCTATTCCGGATGAAAACGGCGAAATAGAAAACACTTGGGCCATCCACCAATTATTCACCACTGCCAACTTTGCGCCTAAAAATTGGCTGGTAAATTATTATACCGGTGGCTTAAATCACCAAATTGAACACCACATTTTCCCGAATATCAGCCACGTTCATTATGGCAAAATTGCCGAAATTGTAAAGCAAACCGCCAAAGAATGTGAACTGCCTTACTACGAGTTCAAAACTACACGTGCTGCTATTGCCTCGCATTTCAAGCACTTAAAAGAACTGGGAAGACAACCTCAATTAGCATAA
- a CDS encoding DUF6370 family protein — translation MKKVFLILAFMLGATSMNAQEKKAAAKEPVIVEVACGQCMFGMKEIKKGCDLAAMVDGKPYFVEGTKLDDHGDAHAADGFCSAVRKAEVVGELKNNVFVVTEFKLLPRK, via the coding sequence ATGAAAAAAGTATTTTTAATTCTTGCTTTTATGTTGGGCGCAACCAGCATGAATGCTCAAGAGAAAAAAGCTGCAGCCAAAGAACCCGTAATTGTAGAAGTGGCTTGCGGACAATGTATGTTTGGCATGAAAGAAATCAAAAAAGGATGTGATTTGGCCGCCATGGTTGACGGCAAACCTTACTTTGTGGAAGGCACAAAATTAGATGACCACGGCGATGCCCATGCTGCTGACGGATTTTGTTCAGCGGTAAGAAAAGCTGAAGTAGTTGGGGAATTAAAAAACAATGTATTTGTGGTAACAGAATTCAAATTACTTCCGAGAAAATAA
- a CDS encoding (4Fe-4S)-binding protein, with product MDPKDLTKEYTNGEVTIVWQSGKCTHSANCVRNNPDVFKPKEKPWITPEGSTTEKIIETVKKCPSGALTYYLNNEK from the coding sequence ATGGATCCAAAAGACCTAACTAAAGAATACACTAATGGCGAGGTAACCATAGTGTGGCAATCGGGAAAATGTACGCATTCTGCCAATTGCGTCCGCAACAATCCTGATGTCTTCAAGCCTAAAGAAAAACCGTGGATTACCCCTGAAGGTTCCACCACAGAGAAGATAATTGAGACGGTCAAAAAGTGTCCGTCGGGTGCCTTGACTTATTATTTAAACAACGAAAAATGA
- a CDS encoding GNAT family N-acetyltransferase, with protein MSTEVQLKIDGNKGFFYIDVDGKHEAMMTFVFAGEKQIIIDHTEVKPGNEGKGFGKKMVTKAVEYARENGIKIIPLCPFAKSVFDKVTEFRDVL; from the coding sequence ATGAGCACAGAAGTACAACTTAAAATCGATGGAAATAAAGGTTTTTTTTACATTGATGTTGATGGTAAACACGAAGCGATGATGACTTTTGTCTTTGCTGGCGAAAAACAAATTATTATTGACCACACCGAAGTAAAACCGGGAAATGAAGGCAAAGGTTTCGGCAAAAAAATGGTCACCAAAGCCGTAGAATATGCTCGTGAAAACGGCATCAAAATCATTCCGCTTTGTCCGTTTGCGAAAAGCGTTTTTGATAAAGTTACCGAGTTTAGAGACGTTTTATAA
- a CDS encoding T9SS type A sorting domain-containing protein — translation MKIKITVLLFSAFSICGFAQDKSYDLLRDKTETKILYDRVFSLSNATESKKNGINTNYFLQAYHEIQRADFLQRLPKLEKLREAANLGFAKNQVPLGVLIADFEKINPTAIENGDVFLTANNLFESKPNAQNVFQKHTLNLIAPLLAKSKSSLVTFIVKEELIFNTTNKHILSIAIQTNGEETWKTISTNTPLSIRFNSNGLQTVNCRLQFTNGETIVQSFVLTVDNQNNNADARNSQNNFQPNVINTITATIPYQGYGETVPHLGQGEYEIFPDTVDGVLDKPVFVVDGFDPGDTNTIPLFYAGLDYGAGQNLADYLRTQGFDIILVNFPTYTRPNTTTVVDGGVDFIQRNAFVLVEIINQINAQKVGTQKNVIIGPSMGGLISRYALRYMEMNALNHDTRLYISFDSPHQGANVPIGFQHLFNYMAYGPLGNAALQPIVDGMIKSSAARQMLIDHMEGHLQSGSNFEFNTASASLVPTGAPNYRTAFQNELNAMGFPTTVRNVAISNGAGNGTMNYSPNFEVMNHTFNVTTTQRAIINQRFTPAANVTNQVSRFRGQTLVFGTWLTIYESLANSKSPTYTDGLDTAPGGRFDMGGFQADAGTDPLLVEFFDNLNADYFTFIPTWSSMAISGTNNLYTPVTGNSVTPFVASSIPTVNENHVTLNQNNVTFALEEIINGSLTTTNPAFETLWIKNPVTNSIEINTSYTLENAGITINDILGKTIYQSKNNTISGTFQIPIVLTKGVYLITIGNENGSVTKKIVKD, via the coding sequence ATGAAAATAAAAATTACTGTTTTATTATTTTCCGCTTTTTCAATTTGTGGCTTTGCTCAAGACAAATCCTATGATTTACTTCGAGACAAAACAGAAACTAAAATTCTTTACGACCGTGTTTTTAGCCTATCCAATGCCACGGAATCCAAAAAGAACGGAATAAACACCAACTATTTTCTGCAAGCCTATCACGAAATACAACGTGCTGACTTTTTGCAACGCTTGCCGAAATTAGAAAAATTGCGAGAAGCAGCTAACTTGGGTTTTGCTAAAAATCAGGTTCCATTAGGTGTGCTGATTGCTGATTTTGAAAAAATAAATCCAACTGCAATAGAAAACGGTGATGTTTTTTTAACAGCAAACAATCTTTTCGAATCCAAACCAAATGCGCAAAACGTTTTTCAAAAACACACCCTTAATTTGATTGCTCCTTTATTGGCAAAATCTAAAAGCAGTCTGGTTACTTTTATTGTAAAAGAAGAATTGATTTTTAACACGACCAACAAACATATCCTAAGTATCGCCATCCAAACTAACGGAGAAGAAACCTGGAAAACTATTTCAACAAACACACCGCTTTCTATCCGGTTCAACTCCAATGGGCTGCAAACGGTAAATTGTCGTCTTCAATTCACGAACGGAGAAACTATTGTTCAGTCATTTGTATTAACCGTTGACAACCAAAACAACAACGCCGACGCACGCAATTCTCAGAATAATTTCCAACCCAATGTTATTAATACAATCACAGCTACAATTCCGTACCAAGGTTATGGTGAAACCGTTCCACACTTGGGCCAAGGTGAATATGAAATTTTTCCCGATACTGTTGACGGCGTTTTAGACAAACCTGTTTTTGTAGTTGATGGTTTTGATCCGGGTGATACCAACACTATCCCTTTATTTTATGCCGGTTTGGATTACGGTGCCGGACAAAACTTGGCCGATTATTTAAGAACACAAGGCTTTGATATTATTTTGGTTAATTTTCCAACTTATACCAGACCAAATACCACAACGGTAGTTGATGGTGGTGTCGACTTTATCCAGAGAAATGCTTTTGTTTTGGTTGAAATAATCAATCAAATCAACGCGCAAAAAGTTGGTACTCAAAAAAATGTAATTATAGGTCCAAGTATGGGTGGATTGATTTCACGTTATGCTCTACGTTACATGGAAATGAATGCCTTGAATCACGACACACGATTGTATATTTCTTTTGATTCACCACACCAAGGAGCCAATGTACCTATTGGTTTCCAACATCTTTTTAATTATATGGCTTACGGCCCGTTAGGAAATGCTGCGCTGCAACCTATTGTAGACGGAATGATAAAAAGCTCCGCTGCCCGACAAATGCTGATTGACCACATGGAAGGCCATTTACAAAGCGGAAGTAATTTTGAATTCAATACCGCATCAGCTTCTTTGGTTCCGACCGGCGCGCCCAATTACCGGACAGCTTTTCAAAATGAGTTAAATGCCATGGGTTTCCCTACAACTGTAAGAAACGTTGCAATTTCAAACGGTGCCGGTAATGGCACTATGAATTACAGCCCGAATTTTGAGGTAATGAATCATACTTTTAATGTTACCACAACACAAAGAGCCATAATTAACCAACGGTTTACACCGGCAGCCAATGTGACCAATCAAGTAAGTCGCTTCAGAGGTCAAACTCTTGTTTTTGGCACTTGGTTAACGATATATGAAAGCTTAGCCAATTCAAAATCGCCAACTTACACTGATGGTTTAGATACGGCACCGGGCGGAAGATTTGATATGGGTGGTTTTCAAGCCGATGCAGGAACAGATCCTTTGTTAGTAGAGTTTTTCGACAATCTTAATGCCGATTATTTCACCTTTATTCCTACTTGGAGTTCTATGGCCATTTCCGGAACCAATAATTTATACACTCCCGTAACCGGAAATTCTGTGACACCATTTGTAGCTTCTTCTATTCCAACTGTTAATGAAAACCACGTGACTTTAAACCAAAACAATGTGACTTTTGCTTTGGAAGAAATCATCAATGGTTCATTGACAACAACAAATCCGGCTTTTGAAACACTTTGGATTAAGAATCCTGTGACCAATTCCATTGAAATTAATACTTCTTATACTTTAGAAAATGCCGGGATTACAATAAATGACATCTTGGGCAAAACCATTTATCAATCTAAAAATAATACGATTAGCGGAACATTTCAAATTCCGATTGTGCTGACCAAAGGTGTCTACCTCATCACCATCGGTAATGAAAATGGAAGTGTAACCAAGAAAATTGTAAAAGATTAA